A DNA window from Siniperca chuatsi isolate FFG_IHB_CAS linkage group LG6, ASM2008510v1, whole genome shotgun sequence contains the following coding sequences:
- the gorab gene encoding RAB6-interacting golgin produces the protein MSGWAGFSDEELRKMQQKDSAMPAAAARGRKPAPANRSRQQLQRERALQLAAQKNAGAASPSLPSEQQLTKPPPKEEPEHQPTASTEPPTVKQEVQQKPSEVKPTGNHQPAPEEETPAVKELEKQEVELREKTRLEQLQQEQKLIEARNIRKKALLTKTIAEKSKQTQAEAVKLKRIQKELQALDDMVSNDIGILRGKIEQASWDYSAARKRYEKAEAEYVTAKLDLHKKTEVKEQLTEHLCTIIQQNELRKAHKLEELMQQLQLQATEEELERQKETQRHGTRGNGSVETQEETVQSTKDCRPTEEETVREERGGDGQQEHHPMIEPPKTEQDCKTLESCVQSEIVAS, from the exons ATGAGCGGCTGGGCCGGTTTTTCTGACGAGGAGCTACGGAAGATGCAGCAGAAAG ACTCAGCGATGCCCGCAGCGGCAGCCCGTGGTCGGAAACCGGCTCCAGCCAACCGGAGCCGGCAACAGTTACAGCGGGAGAGGGCCCTTCAGCTAGCCGCTCAGAAAAACGCCGGAGCCGCGTCTCCTAGCCTCCCCTCGGAGCAACAACTCACCAAACCGCCGCCGAAGGAAGAGCCCGAGCATCAGCCCACAGCATCAACAGAACCTCCGACCGTCAAACAGGAGGTGCAGCAGAAACCCAGCGAGGTGAAGCCGACTGGAAACCATCAGCCGGCTCCAGAGGAGGAGACCCCGGCCGTCAAAGAGCTGGAGAAACAAGAGGTGGAACT ACGGGAAAAGACGCGTCTGGAGCAACTGCAGCAAGAGCAAAAGTTAATCGAAGCGAGAAATATACGCAAGAAAGCTCTGCTGACGAAAACTATCGCTGAGAA GTCCAAACAGACTCAGGCAGAGGCTGTGAAGCTGAAGAGAATCCAGAAGGAGCTCCAGGCCCTCGATGACATGGTGTCCAATGATATCGGCATCCTGAGAGGCAAGATCGAACAAGCCAGCTGGGACTACTCCGCTGCCAG AAAGCGTTATGAGAAGGCGGAGGCGGAGTACGTGACAGCCAAGCTGGACCTGCACAAGAAGACGGAGGTGAAGGAGCAGCTGACGGAGCACCTCTGCACCATCATCCAGCAGAACGAGCTGCGTAAAGCCCACAAGCTGGAGGAGCtgatgcagcagctgcagcttcaggccactgaggaggagctggagaggcaGAAGGAGACGCAGAGACACGGGACACGTGGAAACGGTTCGGTGGAGActcaggaggaaacagtgcaatCAACCAAAGACTGTAGACCCACAGAGGAAGAGActgtgagggaggagaggggaggtgaCGGCCAGCAAGAGCACCACCCGATGATTGAACCACCAAAGACTGAACAAGACTGTAAAACACTGGAAAGCTGTGTTCAGAGTGAAATTGTTGCCTCCTGA